The following proteins come from a genomic window of Hevea brasiliensis isolate MT/VB/25A 57/8 unplaced genomic scaffold, ASM3005281v1 Scaf212, whole genome shotgun sequence:
- the LOC131176651 gene encoding elicitor-responsive protein 3-like isoform X2, with the protein MHRYPKGRDPRTHFNLNSYGVDPYVVLTCRTQEQKSSVASGKGSEPEWNENFLFEVSDGDTELTLKIMDSDVGAADDFVGEATIPLEPLFLEGNLPSTAYKVVKEQEYKGEIRVGLTFTPEVEMDNIGVDGYNFQLSY; encoded by the exons ATGCACAGATACCCAAAGGGCAGAGATCCAAGAACTCATTTCAATCTAAATTCCT ATGGCGTGGACCCTTATGTCGTCCTCACTTGCCGTACCCAGGAGCAGAAAAGCAGTGTTGCTTCAG GGAAAGGGAGTGAACCAGAATGGAATGAGAATTTCTTATTTGAGGTATCAGATGGTGACACAGAACTCACATTGAAAATCATGGACAGTGATGTTGGTGCTGCAGATGATTTTGTTGGAGAAGCAAC CATTCCACTTGAGCCATTGTTTTTGGAAGGGAACCTCCCATCTACGGCATACAAAGTTGTCAAAGAACAAGAATACAAGGGAGAGATTAGAGTGGGCCTCACCTTCACCCCAGAG GTAGAGATGGACAACATCGGAGTGGATGGATACAATTTTCAGTTATCTTATTAA
- the LOC131176653 gene encoding pathogenesis-related protein R major form-like, with product MSLLKSLLSFLVATLYFTFADAATFDITNKCPYTVWGAASPGGGKELKTGETWTISANPGTTQARIWARTNCQFDASGKGKCETGDCNGLLVCQGYGAAPNTLAEYALDQFEHQDFIDISVIDGFNVPIVSSMP from the coding sequence ATGAGCTTACTTAAATCCCTCCTTTCCTTCCTTGTTGCTACCCTTTACTTCACCTTTGCCGATGCAGCCACATTTGACATAACTAACAAATGCCCTTACACAGTCTGGGGAGCTGCCTCTCCCGGCGGTGGCAAGGAACTCAAAACCGGTGAGACATGGACCATTAGTGCTAATCCTGGAACTACCCAAGCACGCATTTGGGCTCGTACCAACTGTCAATTTGATGCTTCTGGGAAAGGCAAGTGCGAGACTGGTGATTGCAATGGGCTTCTTGTTTGTCAAGGCTACGGTGCAGCCCCTAACACCTTAGCCGAATACGCACTAGACCAGTTTGAACACCAAGATTTTATCGATATCTCTGTGATTGATGGGTTTAACGTtcctattgttagtagtatgccctag
- the LOC131176654 gene encoding thaumatin-like protein 1, producing the protein MGLINALPHILLSLNLFFTAIHAATFDVVNQCTYTVWAAASPGGGRRLYSGQTWIFDVAPGTAGARIWGRTNCNFDGNGCETGDCNKALECQGFGSPPNTLAEFALNQFNNLDFLDISLVDGFNIPIDFSPTTGGCRGIRCAADINGQCPELLRAPGGCNNLCAVFKTVEYCCFNVSSCRPTDSLFFKNRCPDAYSYPLDDQTSIFTCPSGTNYKVTFCP; encoded by the coding sequence ATGGGTCTCATCAATGCTCTTCCTCACATTCTTCTTTCTCTTAACCTCTTTTTTACCGCTATCCATGCAGCCACTTTTGATGTtgtgaaccaatgtacctatacaGTTTGGGCTGCAGCCTCACCTGGGGGTGGGCGTCGTCTATACTCAGGCCAAACTTGGATATTTGACGTAGCACCAGGCACCGCAGGGGCTCGAATTTGGGGCCGAACCAATTGCAACTTTGATGGCAACGGATGTGAGACGGGCGATTGTAACAAGGCTCTAGAATGCCAAGGGTTCGGTTCACCACCAAATACCTTGGCCGAGTTTGCACTCAATCAGTTCAACAACTTGGACTTTCTAGACATATCTCTTGTTGATGGCTTTAACATCCCAATTGATTTCAGCCCCACTACTGGTGGCTGTCGTGGAATCCGATGTGCTGCTGATATTAATGGACAGTGCCCAGAGCTGTTGCGGGCTCCTGGGGGCTGCAATAATCTTTGTGCTGTATTTAAAACCGTTGAATATTGTTGCTTTAATGTTTCTAGCTGTCGCCCAACCGATTCCTTGTTCTTCAAAAATAGGTGCCCAGATGCTTATAGTTACCCTCTAGATGATCAGACCAGCATATTTACTTGTCCTAGTGGAACCAATTACAAGGTTACATTTTGTCCATGA
- the LOC131176651 gene encoding elicitor-responsive protein 3-like isoform X1 yields the protein MPLGVEVLLVGAKGLENTDFLNGVDPYVVLTCRTQEQKSSVASGKGSEPEWNENFLFEVSDGDTELTLKIMDSDVGAADDFVGEATIPLEPLFLEGNLPSTAYKVVKEQEYKGEIRVGLTFTPEVEMDNIGVDGYNFQLSY from the exons ATGCCTCTAGGTGTTGAAGTCCTACTTGTTGGTGCTAAGGGTCTTGAAAACACTGATTTTCTCA ATGGCGTGGACCCTTATGTCGTCCTCACTTGCCGTACCCAGGAGCAGAAAAGCAGTGTTGCTTCAG GGAAAGGGAGTGAACCAGAATGGAATGAGAATTTCTTATTTGAGGTATCAGATGGTGACACAGAACTCACATTGAAAATCATGGACAGTGATGTTGGTGCTGCAGATGATTTTGTTGGAGAAGCAAC CATTCCACTTGAGCCATTGTTTTTGGAAGGGAACCTCCCATCTACGGCATACAAAGTTGTCAAAGAACAAGAATACAAGGGAGAGATTAGAGTGGGCCTCACCTTCACCCCAGAG GTAGAGATGGACAACATCGGAGTGGATGGATACAATTTTCAGTTATCTTATTAA